A DNA window from Hydractinia symbiolongicarpus strain clone_291-10 chromosome 6, HSymV2.1, whole genome shotgun sequence contains the following coding sequences:
- the LOC130647301 gene encoding uncharacterized protein LOC130647301: protein MDNPGPSTPKKFKQHQPNEDTSLNAFVVSLSPLKESKKHVPYFDMELQSDAGSERAVCFTKARYDLFKRLNKSDNEGVSLKRFKKSNNDILITDYSQVKKIAMNRQRPEESIQISEIATSLAECALFQRINIKGIITAISEVKTSQKDDGNAIQFKTAIVSDSSGHANITIFGDLVNQVKNDEAVLLTHIQIARFKKDRLLKTTDITKLKKVTIEENIDTTITNPCQCKFVTMNMSSLDTKTICPSCSTEIQSYEEIVLCNNCSNMSSIDECQKKSSNVLTVLKNTSTGAKYNVSIPLDMLKIIDVPVSNKVMFVKKLLSETLTITLNMDNMTLQDLELFTENLEASDTKDE from the exons ATGGATAATCCAGGACCATCAACGCCAA AGAAGTTTAAACAACATCAACCTAATGAAg acaCATCCTTGAATGCATTTGTGGTGTCATTATCGCCGTTAAAAGAATCAAAAAAACATGTCCCATACTTTGACATGGAGCTGCAGTCTGATGCTGGTTCTGAGCGTGCTGTGTGTTTTACAAAAGCAAGATATGATTTATTCAAACGTTTAAACAAATCAGATAATGAAGGTGTTTCCCTGAAACGATTCAAAAAGTCGAATAACGATATTCTGATAACAGACTACAGTCAAGTGAAAAAGATCGCAATGAACAGACAAAGACCTGAAGAATCAATACAGATATCTGAAATTGCAACATCATTAGCAGAATGTGCATTATTTCAACGTATTAACATAAAAGGAATAATTACAGCAATTTCTGAAGTTAAAACTAGTCAAAAAGATGATGGCAATGCTATACAATTCAAAACAGCTATCGTATCCGATAGCTCTGGACATGCTAATATTACAATATTCGGAGATTTAGTGAACCAGGTCAAAAATGATGAAGCTGTCTTGCTAACGCATATACAAATTGCCCGGTTCAAGAAGGACAGACTGCTTAAGACGACAGATATAACGAAACTGAAAAAAGTGACAATTGAAGAAAATATCGACACTACAATAACTAATCCATGCCAATGTAAATTTGTTACAATGAATATGTCATCCTTGGATACAAAAACAATCTGTCCGTCCTGTTCCACAGAAATACAATCATATGAAGAAATTGTGTTATGCAACAATTGTTCTAACATGTCCTCTATTGACGAATGTCAAAAAAAGAGTTCTAATGTTTTAACAGTGTTGAAAAATACATCTACTGGCGCAAAATATAATGTTTCGATCCCATTGGATATGCTCAAGATAATAGATGTTCCTGTAAGTAACAAAGTTATGTTTGTTAAGAAGCTTCTGTCTGAAACCTTAACAATAACGTTGAATATGGACAACATGACACTACAGGACTTGGAACTGTTCACCGAAAACTTGGAAGCCAGTGATACAAAAGATGAATAG